Proteins from one Xiphophorus hellerii strain 12219 chromosome 8, Xiphophorus_hellerii-4.1, whole genome shotgun sequence genomic window:
- the LOC116724925 gene encoding neoverrucotoxin subunit alpha-like: protein MDSAGVLELAALGRPFTLGTLYNHYNGTIVTDISPWDKDDLTKHIQIRPHKHTDLDMVLSDSLEEKTSALSLNLSIKASIIFGLFKYEGAAAYLDDNKTSKSQARVTINYKATTHVKELSMYHLRNLRYPTVIDKGSATHVVTGILYGAQAFFVFDRDVSEGENHQEVHGNMTMVVNKMSQMAEEMKGDVKTDPKVQEEENYKCTFHGDVCPDKKPTNFQEAIDTYKSLPELLRDGEKAVPIKVFMLPLTSFSSKASQLVRQISVGLVQEVQRVLEDFTELEMRCNDVLGTAIVKQFPDISSKIKTLKSFYSCLKSELKEDLEKKLSVRAKEAQLAEILKKKRSSFRNSSLWMDCKEKEVNTIKSITEKMKNTNIIPSLNSDHETGADEVYCFVFTSLGRDEPFLSALSAYLKGTKEDNLNQDLHDVEKEQWYASKEKLMDIRKKAKAFSDFAEDNKDNQKMKFLVVGLTDDKHEGSTIYLYKNGAIVNKNYELPSKPETPKL from the exons ATGGATTCTGCTGGTGTACTGGAACTTGCAGCACTTGGCCGACCCTTCACACTGGGAACACTGTACAACCACTACAATGGCACAATTGTTACTG ACATATCACCATGGGACAAAGATGATCtaacaaaacatattcagatAAGACCACACAAACATACTGATTTGGACATGGTTCTTTCTGattctttggaggaaaaaacgTCTGCACTAAGTCTTAATTTATCAATAAAGGCAAGTATCATCTTTGGACTGTTTAAGTATGAAGGAGCTGCGGCATACCTTGATGacaacaaaacttccaaaagtCAGGCCAGAGTAACAATAAACTACAAGGCAACTACCCACGTCAAAGAGTTGTCAATGTATCATCTTAGAAATTTAAGATACCCGACTGTTATCGATAAAGGCTCGGCAACCCATGTTGTCACAGGTATTCTTTATGGAGCCCAAGCCTTCTTCGTGTTCGACCGGGACGTTTCTGAAGGTGAAAACCATCAAGAGGTTCATGGAAACATGACAATGGTAGTCAATAAAATGTCTCAGATGGCTGAGGAGATGAAGGGGGATGTAAAGACGGATCCCAAAGTCCAAGAAGAGGAAAATTACAAATGTACATTCCACGGAGACGTGTGCCCAGATAAAAAACCTACCAACTTTCAGGAGGCCATAGACACCTATAAATCTCTCCCAGAACTACTTAGAGATGGAGAAAAGGCTGTACCAATAAAAGTCTTCATGCTGCCACTCACGAGCTTTAGTAGCAAAGCTTCTCAACTGGTCCGGCAGATTAGTGTAGGGTTAGTTCAGGAAGTACAAAGGGTCCTAGAGGACTTCACTGAGCTTGAAATGAGGTGCAATGATGTACTTGGAACAGCAATTGTGAAACAGTTTCCAGATAtctcaagtaaaattaaaacattgaaaTCTTTTTACTCCTGTTTAAAGTCTGAATTAAAAGAGGATTTGGAAAAGAAACTCTCAGTCAGAGCAAAGGAGGCTCAACTTGCAGAGATCCTGAAAAAGAAACGCTCTTCTTTCAGGAACAGTAGCCTGTGGATGGACTGTAAGGAAAAAGAAGTCAATACTATAAAGTCAAtcacagagaaaatgaaaaataccaACATAATCCCCTCTCTCAACAGCGACCACGAGACAGGCGCAGATGAAGTTTATTGCTTTGTCTTCACCTCTCTGGGAAGAGATGAACCATTTCTTTCAGCTTTATCAGCCTACCTGAAAGGAACCAAGGAAGATAATCTAAATCAGGATCTTCATGATGTAGAAAAGGAACAATGGTACGCCTCAAAGGAAAAACTGATGGACAtcaggaaaaaagcaaaagcctTCAGTGATTTTGCAGAGGACAACAAGGACAACCAGAAGATGAAGTTCCTAGTAGTGGGCTTAACAGATGATAAACATGAAGGTTCGACCATCTACCTTTATAAAAATGGCGCAATTGTCAATAAGAATTATGAGCTTCCCTCAAAGCCTGAAACTCCGAAGCTCTAA
- the LOC116724923 gene encoding neoverrucotoxin subunit alpha-like isoform X2 codes for MDIDGVVEVAALGRPFGLGMLYDLRSDSLVTGMTLWDEDTLSKHIRVREQNFNEFEVITSDSLQSKTSSLNVDASLKLSIFSGNVSVGGSGNYLNESKSSKHQARVTLRYKETNQFKEMSMHHLGKLKYGNVIEKSLATHVVTGILYGAQAFFVFDREVSEDENHQAIHGDLKIMIKKIPKFAGQVRGDVKMDNEDRKKVDQFSCTFFGDVCLEKTPTTFEEAIETYKSLPALFKNEEKAVPMTVFMLPLTSFSSKASKLVRQISVGLVQEVQSVLESFTELEMRCNDTLKTATLQPFPQLGEKLTRFKALCAELKLEFQQTLAEKLPLIRGGTVEEAELTKVLEETHSSLCNSKTLNQWIDQKEKEIYTLMLFKEKTKNTIFIQSETQLYKEVLSKDQAQMLCFVFTSLGRDEPFLSALSAYLKGTKEDNKGAGFEEKKERKHLSASEIVAQETIEKVKLFIDFAEGNKENQKTKFLAVGLTDDNHKGSTIYLYENGFLVNTNYELPSKPETVTADDINHNSVTLKVSPPRFGAESIISYSVEVRENTADKWNEKIEPNAEKVTVRDLKPNTEYVFRCRGVTSVGYGPASDPSNPIKTLPCSPPEELHAHCTTNNAAVSWKKPAEIGQDVQISNYVLNCTHEL; via the exons ATGGACATTGATGGAGTCGTGGAAGTGGCAGCTCTGGGCCGGCCTTTCGGACTGGGAATGCTGTATGATTTGCGGAGCGACTCACTTGTTACTG GGATGACACTTTGGGATGAAGACACGCTGTCCAAACACATTCGAGTTAGAGAGCAGAACTTTAATGAGTTTGAAGTTATTACTTCAGATTCGCTGCAAAGTAAAACCTCCTCACTCAATGTGGATGCTTCATTGAAACTAAGCATCTTCAGTGGCAATGTTAGCGTCGGAGGATCTGGAAATTACCTGAATGAAAGCAAGTCTTCCAAACATCAGGCGAGAGTAACGCTTAGGTACAAAGAAACTAACCAATTCAAAGAGATGTCCATGCATCACCTTGGAAAGCTGAAGTATGGCAATGTTATTGAAAAAAGCTTGGCGACCCATGTCGTCACAGGTATTCTTTATGGAGCCCAAGCCTTCTTTGTATTTGACCGGGAAGTTTCTGAAGATGAAAACCATCAAGCCATTCACGGTGACTTAAAGATAATGATCAAAAAAATACCAAAGTTTGCTGGACAAGTCAGAGGTGATGTAAAGATGGATAATGAAGATCggaaaaaagtggatcagttCTCCTGCACATTCTTCGGCGATGTCTGCCTGGAAAAAACTCCTACAACCTTCGAGGAGGCAATAGAGACATATAAATCTCTCCCAGCACTATTTAAGAATGAAGAAAAGGCTGTACCAATGACGGTCTTCATGTTGCCACTCACGAGCTTTAGTAGCAAAGCTTCTAAACTGGTCCGGCAGATTAGTGTAGGGTTAGTTCAGGAAGTTCAGAGTGTCCTGGAGAGCTTCACTGAGCTTGAAATGAGGTGCAATGACACCTTAAAAACAGCAACTCTACAACCATTTCCACAATTAGGAGAAAAGCTCACTCGTTTTAAAGCTTTGTGCGCTGAGTTAAAGCTGGAATTCCAACAAACTTTGGCAGAGAAGCTCCCATTAATCAGAGGAGGAACAGTAGAGGAGGCTGAACTGACAAAGGTCCTGGAGGAGACACATTCCTCTCTTTGCAACAGTAAAACTCTGAACCAGTGGATCGaccagaaagagaaagaaatctACACCTTAATGTTGTTCAAAGAGAAGACGAAAAACACAATCTTCATCCAGTCTGAAACTCAGCTCTACAAGGAAGTTTTGAGTAAAGATCAGGCTCAGATGCTGTGCTTTGTCTTCACATCTCTGGGAAGAGATGAACCATTTCTTTCAGCTTTATCAGCCTACCTGAAAGGAACCAAGGAAGATAATAAAGGTGCAGGctttgaagaaaagaaagaaaggaaacacCTGAGTGCCTCAGAAATTGTAGCACAAGAAACTATAGAAAAAGTCAAACTCTTCATTGATTTTGCAGAGGGCAACAAAGAGAACCAGAAGACAAAGTTTCTGGCAGTCGGGTTAACAGATGATAACCATAAAGGCTCAACCATCTACCTTTATGAAAACGGCTTCCTTGTCAATACAAACTATGAGCTTCCTTCAAAGCCTGAAACTGTGACAGCTGATGACATCAACCACAACagtgtgactctgaaggtttcTCCTCCCAGGTTTGGAGCAGAGAGCATCATCTCCTACTCTGTGGAGGTCCGTGAGAATACAGCAGATAAATGGAATGAGAAGATTGAACCAAACGCTGAGAAAGTCACAGTTAGAGACCTGAAGCCAAACACAGAGTATGTGTTCAGATGCAGAGGAGTGACTTCAGTAGGTTATGGACCAGCCAGTGACCCCAGTAATCCCATCAAAACATTACCGTGCAGCCCTCCTGAAGAACTTCATGCTCACTGTACCACAAATAATGCTGCAGTTAGCTGGAAGAAACCTGCTGAGATCGGACAAGATGTTCAAATTTCAAATTACGTCTTGAACTGCAC TCACGAGCTTTAG
- the LOC116724923 gene encoding neoverrucotoxin subunit alpha-like isoform X3 — protein MDIDGVVEVAALGRPFGLGMLYDLRSDSLVTGMTLWDEDTLSKHIRVREQNFNEFEVITSDSLQSKTSSLNVDASLKLSIFSGNVSVGGSGNYLNESKSSKHQARVTLRYKETNQFKEMSMHHLGKLKYGNVIEKSLATHVVTGILYGAQAFFVFDREVSEDENHQAIHGDLKIMIKKIPKFAGQVRGDVKMDNEDRKKVDQFSCTFFGDVCLEKTPTTFEEAIETYKSLPALFKNEEKAVPMTVFMLPLTSFSSKASKLVRQISVGLVQEVQSVLESFTELEMRCNDTLKTATLQPFPQLGEKLTRFKALCAELKLEFQQTLAEKLPLIRGGTVEEAELTKVLEETHSSLCNSKTLNQWIDQKEKEIYTLMLFKEKTKNTIFIQSETQLYKEVLSKDQAQMLCFVFTSLGRDEPFLSALSAYLKGTKEDNKGAGFEEKKERKHLSASEIVAQETIEKVKLFIDFAEGNKENQKTKFLAVGLTDDNHKGSTIYLYENGFLVNTNYELPSKPETVTADDINHNSVTLKVSPPRFGAESIISYSVEVRENTADKWNEKIEPNAEKVTVRDLKPNTEYVFRCRGVTSVGYGPASDPSNPIKTLPCSPPEELHAHCTTNNAAVSWKKPAEIGQDVQISNYVLNCTHEL, from the exons ATGGACATTGATGGAGTCGTGGAAGTGGCAGCTCTGGGCCGGCCTTTCGGACTGGGAATGCTGTATGATTTGCGGAGCGACTCACTTGTTACTG GGATGACACTTTGGGATGAAGACACGCTGTCCAAACACATTCGAGTTAGAGAGCAGAACTTTAATGAGTTTGAAGTTATTACTTCAGATTCGCTGCAAAGTAAAACCTCCTCACTCAATGTGGATGCTTCATTGAAACTAAGCATCTTCAGTGGCAATGTTAGCGTCGGAGGATCTGGAAATTACCTGAATGAAAGCAAGTCTTCCAAACATCAGGCGAGAGTAACGCTTAGGTACAAAGAAACTAACCAATTCAAAGAGATGTCCATGCATCACCTTGGAAAGCTGAAGTATGGCAATGTTATTGAAAAAAGCTTGGCGACCCATGTCGTCACAGGTATTCTTTATGGAGCCCAAGCCTTCTTTGTATTTGACCGGGAAGTTTCTGAAGATGAAAACCATCAAGCCATTCACGGTGACTTAAAGATAATGATCAAAAAAATACCAAAGTTTGCTGGACAAGTCAGAGGTGATGTAAAGATGGATAATGAAGATCggaaaaaagtggatcagttCTCCTGCACATTCTTCGGCGATGTCTGCCTGGAAAAAACTCCTACAACCTTCGAGGAGGCAATAGAGACATATAAATCTCTCCCAGCACTATTTAAGAATGAAGAAAAGGCTGTACCAATGACGGTCTTCATGTTGCCACTCACGAGCTTTAGTAGCAAAGCTTCTAAACTGGTCCGGCAGATTAGTGTAGGGTTAGTTCAGGAAGTTCAGAGTGTCCTGGAGAGCTTCACTGAGCTTGAAATGAGGTGCAATGACACCTTAAAAACAGCAACTCTACAACCATTTCCACAATTAGGAGAAAAGCTCACTCGTTTTAAAGCTTTGTGCGCTGAGTTAAAGCTGGAATTCCAACAAACTTTGGCAGAGAAGCTCCCATTAATCAGAGGAGGAACAGTAGAGGAGGCTGAACTGACAAAGGTCCTGGAGGAGACACATTCCTCTCTTTGCAACAGTAAAACTCTGAACCAGTGGATCGaccagaaagagaaagaaatctACACCTTAATGTTGTTCAAAGAGAAGACGAAAAACACAATCTTCATCCAGTCTGAAACTCAGCTCTACAAGGAAGTTTTGAGTAAAGATCAGGCTCAGATGCTGTGCTTTGTCTTCACATCTCTGGGAAGAGATGAACCATTTCTTTCAGCTTTATCAGCCTACCTGAAAGGAACCAAGGAAGATAATAAAGGTGCAGGctttgaagaaaagaaagaaaggaaacacCTGAGTGCCTCAGAAATTGTAGCACAAGAAACTATAGAAAAAGTCAAACTCTTCATTGATTTTGCAGAGGGCAACAAAGAGAACCAGAAGACAAAGTTTCTGGCAGTCGGGTTAACAGATGATAACCATAAAGGCTCAACCATCTACCTTTATGAAAACGGCTTCCTTGTCAATACAAACTATGAGCTTCCTTCAAAGCCTGAAACTGTGACAGCTGATGACATCAACCACAACagtgtgactctgaaggtttcTCCTCCCAGGTTTGGAGCAGAGAGCATCATCTCCTACTCTGTGGAGGTCCGTGAGAATACAGCAGATAAATGGAATGAGAAGATTGAACCAAACGCTGAGAAAGTCACAGTTAGAGACCTGAAGCCAAACACAGAGTATGTGTTCAGATGCAGAGGAGTGACTTCAGTAGGTTATGGACCAGCCAGTGACCCCAGTAATCCCATCAAAACATTACCGTGCAGCCCTCCTGAAGAACTTCATGCTCACTGTACCACAAATAATGCTGCAGTTAGCTGGAAGAAACCTGCTGAGATCGGACAAGATGTTCAAATTTCAAATTACGTCTTGAACTG CACTCACGAGCTTTAG
- the LOC116724923 gene encoding neoverrucotoxin subunit alpha-like isoform X1, translated as MDIDGVVEVAALGRPFGLGMLYDLRSDSLVTGMTLWDEDTLSKHIRVREQNFNEFEVITSDSLQSKTSSLNVDASLKLSIFSGNVSVGGSGNYLNESKSSKHQARVTLRYKETNQFKEMSMHHLGKLKYGNVIEKSLATHVVTGILYGAQAFFVFDREVSEDENHQAIHGDLKIMIKKIPKFAGQVRGDVKMDNEDRKKVDQFSCTFFGDVCLEKTPTTFEEAIETYKSLPALFKNEEKAVPMTVFMLPLTSFSSKASKLVRQISVGLVQEVQSVLESFTELEMRCNDTLKTATLQPFPQLGEKLTRFKALCAELKLEFQQTLAEKLPLIRGGTVEEAELTKVLEETHSSLCNSKTLNQWIDQKEKEIYTLMLFKEKTKNTIFIQSETQLYKEVLSKDQAQMLCFVFTSLGRDEPFLSALSAYLKGTKEDNKGAGFEEKKERKHLSASEIVAQETIEKVKLFIDFAEGNKENQKTKFLAVGLTDDNHKGSTIYLYENGFLVNTNYELPSKPETVTADDINHNSVTLKVSPPRFGAESIISYSVEVRENTADKWNEKIEPNAEKVTVRDLKPNTEYVFRCRGVTSVGYGPASDPSNPIKTLPCSPPEELHAHCTTNNAAVSWKKPAEIGQDVQISNYVLNCTGNNEENHQMIVDDKEQAIFSDLEPNVRYKLNVYCKCGDAGTSKEATTFFENP; from the exons ATGGACATTGATGGAGTCGTGGAAGTGGCAGCTCTGGGCCGGCCTTTCGGACTGGGAATGCTGTATGATTTGCGGAGCGACTCACTTGTTACTG GGATGACACTTTGGGATGAAGACACGCTGTCCAAACACATTCGAGTTAGAGAGCAGAACTTTAATGAGTTTGAAGTTATTACTTCAGATTCGCTGCAAAGTAAAACCTCCTCACTCAATGTGGATGCTTCATTGAAACTAAGCATCTTCAGTGGCAATGTTAGCGTCGGAGGATCTGGAAATTACCTGAATGAAAGCAAGTCTTCCAAACATCAGGCGAGAGTAACGCTTAGGTACAAAGAAACTAACCAATTCAAAGAGATGTCCATGCATCACCTTGGAAAGCTGAAGTATGGCAATGTTATTGAAAAAAGCTTGGCGACCCATGTCGTCACAGGTATTCTTTATGGAGCCCAAGCCTTCTTTGTATTTGACCGGGAAGTTTCTGAAGATGAAAACCATCAAGCCATTCACGGTGACTTAAAGATAATGATCAAAAAAATACCAAAGTTTGCTGGACAAGTCAGAGGTGATGTAAAGATGGATAATGAAGATCggaaaaaagtggatcagttCTCCTGCACATTCTTCGGCGATGTCTGCCTGGAAAAAACTCCTACAACCTTCGAGGAGGCAATAGAGACATATAAATCTCTCCCAGCACTATTTAAGAATGAAGAAAAGGCTGTACCAATGACGGTCTTCATGTTGCCACTCACGAGCTTTAGTAGCAAAGCTTCTAAACTGGTCCGGCAGATTAGTGTAGGGTTAGTTCAGGAAGTTCAGAGTGTCCTGGAGAGCTTCACTGAGCTTGAAATGAGGTGCAATGACACCTTAAAAACAGCAACTCTACAACCATTTCCACAATTAGGAGAAAAGCTCACTCGTTTTAAAGCTTTGTGCGCTGAGTTAAAGCTGGAATTCCAACAAACTTTGGCAGAGAAGCTCCCATTAATCAGAGGAGGAACAGTAGAGGAGGCTGAACTGACAAAGGTCCTGGAGGAGACACATTCCTCTCTTTGCAACAGTAAAACTCTGAACCAGTGGATCGaccagaaagagaaagaaatctACACCTTAATGTTGTTCAAAGAGAAGACGAAAAACACAATCTTCATCCAGTCTGAAACTCAGCTCTACAAGGAAGTTTTGAGTAAAGATCAGGCTCAGATGCTGTGCTTTGTCTTCACATCTCTGGGAAGAGATGAACCATTTCTTTCAGCTTTATCAGCCTACCTGAAAGGAACCAAGGAAGATAATAAAGGTGCAGGctttgaagaaaagaaagaaaggaaacacCTGAGTGCCTCAGAAATTGTAGCACAAGAAACTATAGAAAAAGTCAAACTCTTCATTGATTTTGCAGAGGGCAACAAAGAGAACCAGAAGACAAAGTTTCTGGCAGTCGGGTTAACAGATGATAACCATAAAGGCTCAACCATCTACCTTTATGAAAACGGCTTCCTTGTCAATACAAACTATGAGCTTCCTTCAAAGCCTGAAACTGTGACAGCTGATGACATCAACCACAACagtgtgactctgaaggtttcTCCTCCCAGGTTTGGAGCAGAGAGCATCATCTCCTACTCTGTGGAGGTCCGTGAGAATACAGCAGATAAATGGAATGAGAAGATTGAACCAAACGCTGAGAAAGTCACAGTTAGAGACCTGAAGCCAAACACAGAGTATGTGTTCAGATGCAGAGGAGTGACTTCAGTAGGTTATGGACCAGCCAGTGACCCCAGTAATCCCATCAAAACATTACCGTGCAGCCCTCCTGAAGAACTTCATGCTCACTGTACCACAAATAATGCTGCAGTTAGCTGGAAGAAACCTGCTGAGATCGGACAAGATGTTCAAATTTCAAATTACGTCTTGAACTGCACAGGGAACAATGAGGAAAATCATCAAATGATTGTAGATGACAAAGAACAGGCgatattttctgatttagagccaaacgtaagATATAAATTGAATGTCTACTGTAAATGTGGTGACGCTGGAACAAGCAAGGAAGCcacaacattttttgaaaaccctTAA
- the LOC116723771 gene encoding stonustoxin subunit alpha-like encodes MESSGAVTMAALGRPFSLGMLYDCRKDMLVAGMTLWDDDDLQKHVRETNQGFSDFEMLASNSMQDKSNALEVDASLKASFMGGMVEVQGSAKYLKNTKTSNNHARVTVQYTATTTFRELSMEQLANVRYQNVFEKGLATHVVTAILYGAHAFLVFDKEVSDTESVQDIQGKLQVAVKNIPTVSISGEGAVDLKDEDKMGFENSSCKFHGDFFLDNNPTTAVEAIKLYHNLPTFLKPTQNETTAKDRHTAVPVKVWMLPLTSLDSSASKMVRQISLGLVQEAQKALEDLGELEIRFNDAMKLKSMEKFPQIAEKLKYFNEMCTEFKLGYQQSLAEKLPLIRGGGEEEAKLAEILKKRHSSPFNTTSLNQWMDCKEKEIWILEAFIKMMKDTDFIPSEIQLYQEVLSAHRVYCFVFTSLGRDDPFLSALSAYLKGTRTDDQNQDLHDVEKEQWYTSKEKLRDIMKKAKDFNDVANSVRNTQDKNIKYLAVGLAHDHEDSTIYYYIDGFLETDAYELK; translated from the exons ATGGAGTCTAGTGGCGCAGTGACGATGGCAGCTCTTGGTCGTCCTTTTTCCTTGGGAATGCTGTATGACTGCCGAAAAGACATGCTTGTTGCTG GAATGACACTGTGGGATGATGATGATCTGCAGAAACATGTGCGAGAAACAAATCAGGGATTCAGTGATTTTGAAATGCTTGCCTCTAATTCAATGCAGGACAAATCTAATGCACTAGAGGTTGACGCATCACTTAAGGCAAGTTTTATGGGTGGGATGGTTGAGGTTCAAGGATCTGCCAAATACctgaaaaacactaaaacctCCAACAACCATGCCAGGGTAACAGTACAGTACACGGCAACAACAACATTCAGGGAGCTGTCTATGGAACAACTTGCAAATGTGAGataccaaaatgtttttgagaaaGGATTAGCCACACATGTGGTCACAGCAATTCTTTATGGAGCCCACGCTTTCTTAGTGTTTGATAAGGAAGTTTCTGATACTGAAAGCGTTCAAGACATTCAGGGTAAACTACAAGTAGCAGTGAAAAATATTCCAACAGTTTCAATATCAGGAGAAGGCGCTGTGGACTTGAAAGATGAGGATAAAATGGGCTTTGAGAACAGTTCCTGCAAGTTTCATGGTGATTTCTTTCTTGACAATAATCCTACAACTGCTGTGGAAGCCATAAAACTCTACCATAATCTTCCAACATTTCTGAAACCAACTCAAAATGAAACTACAGCTAAAGACAGACACACTGCAGTACCGGTAAAGGTCTGGATGCTGCCACTGACGAGTTTAGATTCTTCTGCCTCTAAAATGGTCCGCCAAATAAGCTTAGGATTAGTTCAAGAAGCACAGAAGGCCCTGGAGGACTTGGGTGAGTTAGAAATAAGGTTCAATGATGCAATGAAACTCAAAAGTATGGAGAAGTTTCCTCAGATTGCTGagaaacttaaatatttcaatgaAATGTGCACTGAGTTCAAGCTTGGATATCAGCAAAGTTTGGCAGAGAAACTCCCATTAAtccgaggaggaggagaagaagaggcaAAGCTTGCAGAGATCCTGAAGAAGAGACATTCTTCTCCATTCAATACCACAAGCCTGAACCAGTGGATGGATtgtaaagagaaagaaatctgGATCCTCGAGGCTTTTATCAAAATGATGAAAGACACAGATTTCATCCCATCTGAAATTCAGCTGTACCAGGAAGTACTGAGTGCACATAGGGTTTATTGCTTTGTCTTCACCTCTCTGGGAAGAGATGATCCATTTCTCTCAGCTTTATCAGCCTACCTGAAAGGAACCAGAACAGATGATCAAAATCAGGATCTCCATGATGTGGAAAAGGAGCAATGGTACACCTCAAAGGAAAAACTGAGAGACATcatgaaaaaagcaaaagatttCAATGATGTGGCAAATTCAGTCAGGAATACACAAGACAAGAATATAAAGTATCTAGCAGTGGGTTTAGCACATGACCATGAAGATTCGACCATCTACTATTATATTGACGGCTTCCTTGAAACTGATGCATATGAATTAAAGTAA
- the LOC116724404 gene encoding uncharacterized protein LOC116724404 isoform X3, protein MVYRYQDWEDGVHNFNDHLLLSIHLCLVLRNALQTHTAVSRIIEMIEYTEGENFPNKDRILQAYLSFEGLSDHDYQYSCISCGYHPAVVVMERHKKGVFSMPVSEIPNPPQHYNGKVNARSFWEAVTMEVISRGLYPPGRRNPFVVKATYHNWSPWIGPQTRRSDILMNTESEKVHLPDSNSDVDQFLTEERLADEVLNLKLSEIRRLCSQCGIDSTGSKMDLVLRLQDRMASRATHNEVFDKVCGASGGWAVITCPCGVIYSVKFNLRAESPRDFADLLLSWKFFPNITVYDNPRGLVSHLKKRCPEDTPFTIHEGRLVEPTPENIRQATEKNLAVNLPWLNNRKEPGDKGGHPVTGSLEHYCLSDVSRRGNSKDDEDDEDVLRRIEMVPELAGRLNSQCAKQLFAGMRKNNYFLNTLTPSTHVFLQRNILHHFNLRKNTEAKQGILKFWS, encoded by the exons ATGGTTTACCGATATCAAGACTGGGAAGATGGTGTCCACAACTTCAACGATCACTTGCTGCTGTCCATACATCTGTGTCTGGTACTCAGGAATGCATTGCAG ACTCACACCGCTGTAAGTCGCATAATCGAAATGATCGAATACACAGAAGGAGAGAACTTTCCTAACAAGGATCGGATCCTGCAGGCATATCTGTCGTTTGAAGGTCTAAGTGACCATGATTACCAATACTCATGCATTTCGTGTGGGTATCATCCTGCAGTTGTTGTCATGGAACGCCATAAGAAAGGTGTTTTCAGCATGCCAG ttagtgAAATACCAAACCCACCTCAACACTATAATGGCAAAGTGAATGCACGCTCTTTTTGGGAAGCGGTTACTATGGAAGTGATTAGCCGTGGACTTTATCCGC CTGGCCGCAGGAATCCTTTTGTTGTAAAAGCTACTTATCACAACTGGTCCCCCTGGATTGGACCACAGACGAGACGATCTGACATTTTGATGAACACAGAGAGTGAAAAAGTCCACTTGCCTGATTCCAACAGTGATGTAGACCAGTTTCTCACAGAAGAGCGGCTTGCAGATGAGGTTCTCAATCTCAAG ctATCTGAGATCAGGAGACTCTGCAGTCAATGTGGAATTGACAGCACAGGTTCTAAGATGGATCTTGTGCTCCGTCTGCAGGACAGAATGGCTTCTAGAGCCACACATAACGAGGTTTTTGATAAAGTGTGCGGTGCCTCTG gTGGGTGGGCTGTAATCACTTGTCCCTGTGGCGTTATTTATTCTGTAAAGTTTAACCTGAGAGCGGAGAGCCCTAGAGACTTTGCAGACCTTCTTTTGTCCTGGaagttttttccaaatattacGGTGTACGACAACCCCAGGGGATTAGTAAGTCATCTAAAGAAGAGGTGCCCTGAGGATACACCATTTACCATCCACGAAGGTAGATTGGTTGAGCCCACACCTGAAAACATAAGACAAGCTACTGAGAAAAACCTCGCTGTGAACCTGCCCTGGTTGAATAACCGGAAAGAACCTGGAGACAAGGGAGGACATCCTGTTACTGGCTCATTAGAGCATTATTGTCTCAGTGATGTTTCCCGCCGAGGCAATAGCAAGGACGACGAGGATGACGAGGACGTCTTGCGGCGGATTGAGATGGTTCCGGAACTTGCAGGAAGATTAAACAGTCAGTGTGCAAAGCAACTATTTGCAGGCATGAGGAAGAACAACTACTTCCTCAACACGCTCACCCCATCCACGCACGtctttctgcaaagaaacatCCTCCACCATTTCAATCTTCGGAAGAACACAGAAGCCAAACAAGGAATTCTAAAATTTTGGTCCTAA